A window of Longimicrobium sp. genomic DNA:
AGGCGGGCGAGCTGGGGCGCCGGGTGCTGGCGATGCTGGAGCGCGGCGGAACGCCGTCGCCGGTGGCCGAATCCCCGCGCCCCGAACCGGCCGGCTACGCGACGCGGCTGACGGTGAAGGGAAGCGGGCGCACGGTCTTCGTCCGCGTCGACGAGGTGGACTGGATCGAGGCCGACGACTACTACGCGAAGCTGCATGTGAGCGGCAAATCGCACCTCCTGCGCGAGACCATGGGCTCGCTCGAGACGCGGCTGGACCCGCTCCGCTTCTTCCGGGTGCACCGCTCGGCCATCGTGAACCTCGACCGCGTGCGCGAGGTGCAGTTCCTCTTCCGCGGCGAGCACGTCGTCATCCTGCACGACGGCACCAGGCTCAAGCTCAGCCGCGGCCGCCTCGACAAGCTGGAGGCGATGCTGGCGGGGCGGTGAGCCTCCGCAGACGACCGCCCTTGAGTCGGTGTATCACCAGTCACTGGTTAGTTGAACACTTCCGAGTAATAGCAGATGACGTAAGTCTGTCCGCCCTCCGAGTATTGCCAGCAGCCCTGGTAGTAATAGATCTCCCCATCCGCGACGGTGAAGTAGCCGAAATGATAGATGCAGCCGAAGAAGCATGCCTGCGCTGCTTGGGCCGTCATTGCCATCAGCCCGAACAGGACGACGACAGGCACGAAAATGCGTCGGACGAGCAGATTTCGCATGAATACACCACGCATTTCACACCAGCCTTTCATCACAGAAAGTGGCTCACGGAGCGAATTGGATGCTCATGCGCAGCCTGAATGGAACGGGCTGACCATCCCGCATTGCGGGAGTGAACCGGACTTCGCGGAGTGCAGCCTTCGCGGCCTCGCCAAATGCCGGATCCGAGGTGCTGTTGCCTAACGTACGCCGCGTCTCCGCGCCCGTTGCCCGATCCCGCGAGATCAGCACGGCCTGGTGTGGCGGCCCGTCCGGACTCGGAAGCACGTCGACGTCCGTTACTTTCCCCGTCTCATCGATCATCGCGTCCACAAGAACGAATCCCGTCACGCCCCGCTCCCTCAGCGCAGCCGGATAGTGCCGCTGCACCGCTGCCGGTAGTGCAGAGCGATCCGCCGGTTTGGGGAACTCCGAGACCCCCGCCATCGCCTTCAAGGCCTCGGGGGTAAGGTGCTCGCGCATTCGGCCTCCACGCGGATTGGAAGGATCGGCGCCACACGCGACAACATGCGAGAGCAACATCAAACCGAGAATACGCCACGATATGCTCGCTTTCGACATTAAACCCTCCCAGAACATGAGGTGAAGCCGTTGCAGAGCGTTTGGCGCTCGGCAGTGCCGAACGGATGATACAGCACAGGGTACATACGCTCGTTTCTAAAAACAAGCTTATTAAGAGCGCTCTCGAAATGATTTTGGAATCAGCAACAGGTGCGGCGGCACGCTGAGATCGCTTATCTACCGCTTCCACTACCGAACCATTCCCCCTCAGGAAGAGCGGTGTGACGTAGAAAACCAGCCCCGCACGTCCGACGGACGTGCGGGGCTGCGCTTCGTGAAGTCCGCGAAGGCGGACTGCGTGTGGTCGTAGCCGCGGCTTCA
This region includes:
- a CDS encoding LytTR family DNA-binding domain-containing protein; the protein is MTQAPLRVVVVDDEPLARSGMAGLLARDPDVAVVAECADGREAVDAISRLRPDLVLLDVQMPEMDGFEVLRELGPERLPVVVFVTAFDRFALRAFDVAAVDYLLKPFDDERFALAMGRAKHAVRNAEAGELGRRVLAMLERGGTPSPVAESPRPEPAGYATRLTVKGSGRTVFVRVDEVDWIEADDYYAKLHVSGKSHLLRETMGSLETRLDPLRFFRVHRSAIVNLDRVREVQFLFRGEHVVILHDGTRLKLSRGRLDKLEAMLAGR
- a CDS encoding energy transducer TonB — translated: MREHLTPEALKAMAGVSEFPKPADRSALPAAVQRHYPAALRERGVTGFVLVDAMIDETGKVTDVDVLPSPDGPPHQAVLISRDRATGAETRRTLGNSTSDPAFGEAAKAALREVRFTPAMRDGQPVPFRLRMSIQFAP